In Methanococcoides sp. LMO-2, the genomic stretch ACTTAAGTATGCCAGATTTTATTACAAACCACTTCAGAAATTGGCCTCCTAAAGAGAATCATATGGATGATGAGACATGGGAAGAAGAAAAAGCTCGAGTTTATTCACTGTACATAGAGTACCAAATACTACAGTTGTTTGTTGCTGCTATTAAAGATTTGAGAGGTAATCAAATTCTCAATTTTACTCCTAATGAAGAAGAGGATTGTGTTCAAAAAATACTAGAGGAAAGGCCTGAAATAAAACATTTTTTAGTTAGTGACAAAGATGTAATTAGGTTAAATGATTTAAAAATATGTTTTAAGCTAATGCATGAAAAAATTAGACTTTATGCTATAAAAAATGTTCAACTTCCTTATGAAGAAATGTATCCTGTATTACAAATGGGAAAAATGTTAGATGAAATTGCAGATATTCTACTGAATCTTTGTTCCCAAAGTGATGACTATAATGATGGCGATGATACTAAGCTTAATTCTTGGACATTAAAAGTATGTCTAGATCAAGTTGAAAGCCCTGAAAATTATCAACTGAGGGCAATTAACACAATGGTTGCAAGATTGAGTGGTTCTAACGTTTCTTTTGCCATAGCAACGGTAAAGAAAAACATGGACATAATTTCTACGTACATTCCAAATCATCCGCTTACAGATGCGGATAGAATGCATTATGACTTGGATGAAATTTATAGAAAAGAACCTGGTAAGTTCAAAGAATTTATTTCGAATGTATCTGAATTGAGATTTAGAAAATATACTGGCAAAGATGATATTTCTGTAGACCTCCCTTATATATTGGGAGAGTGGGATATTAATACTTTGTTGTATCCACTTATTAACAAATCAGAAAATAAAAATGCAAAAGAACTTTTGAAAAGAGCTAAGCTAAATATGGGTAATAAGTTCTTTGAGTTTGATCGAAAAGATTTGCCATTAGATCAATTAATTGATGATGGCTTATGTGAAAAAACTGAAATATCTGAAGCTCAAGAAATCTTAATACCCCCAATCTTCCAAACATATTTGGTTGAGAAATTAAATTTAAATATTGACGACTCAAAAGCCACAAATTACGAAATAAGAGCCTTTAAAAGTTCTACAGTAAGAAAAGAAATGGTAGTAGCAATGCTATGTTTGTGCAAAGAGTATGGTCTTCCGGTACCTTATGCTGGATATAATATGGTTGTTGATATGAGTGACCAATGCATTCGTGATTTTTTATTACAAATGCATCATATATATGTCGTGCAAGCTAAATCTCCAGAAGAGTTTGTTCAAAAACCGGTAAACATAAGAAAACAGTTTAAAGCCCTAAAAAATGCAAGTAATGCTAGATATGATGGGATAAAAAATGATGTTTCATACGAAATTGGACAACTTATATATTCTATTGGCAAAATTACTGCAGAAGTCCAATCTGCTTACAATGACTCTTCTTCATTTAAAAGAGATGAAAAAGGTCGGTTTTACATCAATTATGCTTTAATAAAATCTAACAAGGATAAAGAAAGGTTGAAAAGAATATTAAAACTTGCAAGAGATAGTTTTTGCATAAAGGTTTTAGAAGAATCTCAAGAGTCAATTGTTTTCCGTTTACATAATTTATTTGCTCCGAAATTTTCTTTTTCATATAGGGGTTCATATTCTAATGTCAAAATCTCAGGTGAAGATTTGTTGTATCTTTGTATAACCGATAATGAAAAAGATGTTAATTCAAAAATTGACAAAGTTACTTCCAAATTAATAAAAACAGGTCAAAATATGACGCTTGAGATGTGGGGTCTTGACAATGCCAACTGAATTTATGGAAAAACATCTACACGGCAGTTCAAAACTTATCAATAAATCAGAAGGAATTGATGGTAATTTTGATTTGTTCTTTTTCTCAGTAGGATGGGAATCTAGATGCACTAAAATTGCCGAATACGATCAAGGTCGTTTCAATTTTAAATCTGCTATTATATTGTCATTTAATTTGAATGATGAAAAAGGTTATTTAGATTCATACATGGATAAAATTACATCTTTTGCTGAAAAAAAATCTGTTTTTGTTAATGTTGGAGAAGCAGTAGATAATTATGATAATTTGGATTTTATTGGAAGAAAACTTGAAAAGATTATAATAAATCATTTCAACACATTAAATAGACCTTTAAAGATAGGTTTCGATATTTCAAGTTGTCCACGATACTTTTATTTGCGTATCTTAGGATTTTGCTTAAAATACAATATAACACAAAAAATATCCTTTTTTTATTCGGAAGGCGTCTATAAAAGTAGTGGTAAAAATTTTGTTCATTCTGAAGGTGACTGGAAGATTGTAGAAATGACTGATTTTTCCAGCTCCTTTGACCCAGAATATCAAAATTTCTATGTTGTAGCAGCAGGCTTCGAAGGATCTAAGTATAGAAATCTGATATATCAGTATGAACCAGATGAAATAGGTATTCTTGTACCCAAGCCAGGTTTTAAACCTGAATATGTAAAAAAATCTATAATTGAATATGAAATTCTAAGGGACAAGTACTATATACCAGATGAGAATATTGTGGAAGCACCTGCTGGAGATGCGGTAGCGGCATGGAAAGCACTTACAAATTCACATCTGAATAAAGATAATTACAATATCACATATCTGACTGTGGGACCTAAACCCCATGTTCTTGCGATGGGTGTTCATGGATTCCTATCTAAAAATATAATCATAACATATCGTGTTCCTGATGGATATACTCGAATGGAAGTAGAAGCATCTAAAAATTTTTGGCAATATGATATTGAAAATATGATTTTTATTTAAATATTTCTTAAATATGGAAAAACATGTCAAAAACAAAACCTTTTCTACGTTGGGCAGGCGGAAAAACAAAATCCGTCAAAATTTTAGAAAAATGTATACCTTCTAATTTTTCCCCAAATAATATTTATCATGAACCATTTTTGGGTGCAGGAAGTTTATTTTTTAGACTTGGATTCAAAAATAGTATTCTCTCTGATAGCAATAAAGATTTGATCGATTGCTATAAATCCATAAAAGAAAGGCCAGATTTAATTTCAAGATATCTTCATGAACACTTGAAGAATAATTCTGAATCCTACTACTACGCTATGAGGGATAAATACAACAATTCTAAACCATCGTTTGCAAAATCTGCTTTATTCATTTATCTCAATAAAGCGTGTTTTAATGGAATTTATAGAGTTAACAAAAAAGGAGAATTTAATGTTCCTTATGGATTTAAAGAACCACCTGCATTACCTTCTAAAGAAGAAATAGAAGAAATACATCGCAAACTCTCAAATGTAAAAATTTTACATCAAGACTATAAACAAATTGTTAATAATACAAAGAGGGGAGACTTTGTTTACTTTGATCCTCCCTATCCTTCTATAAATGGAAATTCCTCATTTACTCATTATACAGTTAATAGATTTGGTCAAACTGATCATGAAGAACTTGCTATAGTTGCACGTGAACTTACAAAAAAAGGATGTTATGTATTAATATCTAATGCATACACGCCTTATATTTATTCTCTTTATAATAATAATAATAATAATAATAATAATAATAATTTTAATTTTTATGAACTAGAAGTCACAAGATGTATTAGGGCTGATGGTCAGAGGCATAAGGTAAAGGAAGTTGCTATAACAAATTATGATTGTAATAATCTCACCAATTTCCATTTGAAAATATAACAAAATTGAACTTTTATTTTCTCTCTATCTCATTCACTTAACATTTTCATTCGTTGCCCCGTTAATGTCATATATAGCAAACACGGATTATCAGCATCATATTTACAGGCAATCAAATGCTTTTTTTAGGGCAATCACACAGGGAAAAAGCTATACAGTTGCCAATGCGGCGAAAACGCAATTTCTAATGGAGGATAAAAGATGATCGAAGCTTATCTAAAACACGAAGAAGAGAGGAACGCTCAGGGTATTCCTGCACTTCCTCTGAATCCGGAACAGACCTCTGAACTTTGTGAATTGTTACAAAATCCTCCTGCAGGTAAGGAAGAGTTCCTGCTCAACCTGTTCACTGAAAGGATCTCTCCAGGTGTGGACCCGGCTGCAAAGGTCAAGGCAGATTTCCTTGGTAAGATACTCTCAGGAGATGCTTCTTCTCCGTTTATAGACAAGAAAGAAGCCATCAGGATCCTCGGGACCATGATCGGCGGTTACAATGTCGAATACCTTATCGAAGCCCTCAAAGATGGCGAAGTAGCAGATGATGCTGCATGTGCACTTTCAGGCATAACTCTTGTCTACGAAGCCTTTGACGAGATCGTGGAACTGGCAAAGACAAATGAAGCTGCCAAGAAGGTCCTTGAGAGCTGGGCCAAAGCAGAGTGGTTCACAAGCAGACCGGGCATCCCTGAGACCATCACTGTAAAGGTGTTCAAGGTCGACGGCGAGATCAACACTGATGATTTCTCCCCTGCAAGTGCTGCATGGAGCCGCCCGGACATACCTCTTCATGCACTGGAAATGGGCAATACCCGCTTCCCCGGTGGAATCGAGGAAATGGCAGAATGGCGTGAGGAAGGACACGAGGTTGCCTTTGTGGCTGACGTTGTGGGAACCGGTTCTTCCCGTAAGTCTGCCTGTAACAGTGTGCTCTGGCACATCGGCCAGGACATACCATACGTTCCGAACAAACGCCGTGGCTGCGTGATCATTGGTACCGCCATCGCTCCTATCTTCTTTAACACAGCTGAGGACTCAGGTGCACTGCCTCTTCAAATGGACATCAGCAAGATCAACAAAGATGACATCATCACCATCAACACCGTAAAGGGTGAGGTAACAGATGAGAGTGGCAATATCCTCTCCACTTTTGACCTCAAACCCAACACCATTGCAGACGAATACCGTGCCGGAGGTCGTATTCCTTTAATTATCGGTCGCTCTTTGACCACCAAGGCCCGTGAGGCACTTGGACTGCCTGAGACAGACATATTCACAAAGCCAGATAATCCGGTCCCGGCACAGGGACAGGGCTACTCTCTTGCACAGAAGATAGTTGGTCGTGCATGTGGTGTGGATGGAATTCTCCCAGGTACTGCCTGTGAGCCAATAATGACCACAGTGGGTTCCCAGGATACCACAGGTCCAATGACCGCTGACGAGCTTACAGAGCTTGCCTGCCTGAAGTTCCAGGCACCAATGTTCATGCAGTCATTCTGTCACACTGCAGCTTACCCCAAGCCTGCAGATGTGAAGATGCACAAATCACTTCCGAACTTCGTTTCCGATCGTGCTGGTGTAGCTTTGAAACCCGGGGATGGAGTAATCCACAGCTGGCTCAACCGCCTGCTTGTCCCGGACACAGTAGGTACCGGTGGCGACTCTCACACCAGGTTCCCTATAGGCATATCATTCCCTGCAGGCTCCGGACTGGTGGCTTTCGCAGGTGCCCTTGGTTTCATGCCTCTGGACATGCCGGAATCCGTTCTGGTACGTTTCAGTGGGAAGCTTAACCCGGGCATAACACTGCGTGATGTTGTTAACGCTATACCATACTATGCTATCAAGCAGGGCCTGATGACCGTACCAAAGAAGAACAAGATCAACATCTTCAACGGTCGTATCCTCGAGATAGAAGGACTTCCTGACCTTACAGCCGAGCAGGCTTTCGAACTTACAGATTCCGCTGCAGAGCGCTCAGCTGCAGCCGGTTGCATCCAGCTTAGTGAGGAGTCTGTATCCACTTTCCTGCGCTCCAACCTTGCACTGATGAAGAAGATGATCAGGGACGGATACAGTGATGCAGATACTCTCCAGAAGCGTATCGAAGCTGTTGAGGAGTGGCTGGAATCCCCAAGCCTGCTCAAGGCTGATCCGAATGCTGAATATGCAGCTGTCATAGAGATCGATCTTGCAGATATCAAGGAACCGATCCTCGCATGTCCGAACGATCCTGATGATGTCAAACTGCTTTCCGAGGTTGCAGGTACTGAGATCCAGGACGTTTTCATAGGCTCATGCATGACAAACATCGGACACTTCCGCGCCGCTGCAGCTATCTGGAGCGACCAGAAGTTCAATCCTGACGTCCGTACCTGGATCTGCCCACCTACAAAAATGGATCAGGCACAGCTCAAGGAAGAATCCGTTTTTTCAGTGTACAGTCAGGTTGGTGCTCGCATCGAGATCGCAGGATGCTCACTGTGCATGGGTAACCAGGCTCGTGTACCGGATGGATCCACAGTGTTCTCCACAAGCACCCGTAACTTTGACAACCGTGTGGGTGACGGAGCTCAGGTCTACCTTGGTTCAGCAGAGCTTGGAGCTGTAGTTACCAACCTTGGCAGGATGCCAACTGTTGAGGAGTACATGGAAGCTTACAAAGAGAAGATCGAGCCAAAACAGGATGAGATCTACAGGTACCTCCAGTTCGATGAGATGGAAGAATACCAGTAATCGAATTGTAGAATCATCTGTGAATACTTCTAAAATGCGTAATTTCAAAGCGCATTAACAATGGGCATATATAATGCCCATTTTCTGTCTTTTTTGTAAATCCTTATTTCTAAGAGCTCATCAAATCAGTATGGCAAAATTTGTGAGCTGATTTAGTGGACTTAATTATATAGCTCATTCTCCACCAAAAACTTAAATCAGTTCAAACTCATATTTGAGTTGGGAGTGATAATTGTATGCCAGCTATTGCACATTTTGACCTGCCGGCCGATGACCTTGAGCGGGCAAGGAAGTTCTATACTGAACTATTTGACTGGAAAATAGAGAAAGTTGAGGGACCATTTGAGTATTACTTCATCGAGACCACAGACCTTGAAGGCAATCCAGGTGTAGCAGGAGGGATGGGTCTTCGAGGAAGTCCTGAACAGAGGATAACCAATTTTGTTGAAGTAACCTCGGTGGACGAATATTGCGACCGCGTGAAGGAACTCGGTGGCATGGTGCTTCAGACAAAGATGCCCGTGCCGGGCTATGGTTATCTTGCAGTTTGCATGGATACCGAAGAGAACACTTTTGGTTTATGGGAAATTGATGAGAACGCAGAGTAAGGTCGTGATCTGGATAAATTGATCTTGATAGGCGCCTTAAGTTCAATTTGATCTGGTCTGATCTGCTACTGACTAAAGGGGAAACAAAATGAGTACAGATCTTGTAATAAGAGTAGGAGGAACCGCAGGCCAGGGATTGCAGACCATAGGGGTCGCACTTGCAAAGACCTTCAAGAAAAGCGGTTTCAACGTATTTGCCACACAGTTCTATCTTTCAAGGGTAAGAGGTGGTCATAACACGTTCCAGGTACGTGTAAGCGATGAACCAATAAGGGCAATGACCGAGAGGGTGGATATACTGATAGCTCTCGATGAGGAATCCATTGAGGAGCAGGTCGAGGAAATGACCGATGGGGTCATCATATTTGATAGTGATGTCATTAAGATCGATAACAACACTGATACTAACAACGGTCTCTTTTTCCACGTCCCGATGCTGAAGATCGCAAAGGATGTCTGTGGTAACAAGATCTATTCCAATTCCGTGGCAAGTGGTGCTGCCCTCGGCCTGATGTGCTTTGAGTTCGATTACCTTGCAAAGGTGCTGACAGAAGCTTTCAGGAAGAAAGGTGATGAGATCGTTGATAACAACGTCAAGGCAGCACGAGCAGGTTATGATTATGCCAGGGAGAACTACTCTTCAGGTTGCAAGTTCTCTGTGGGTGAACCTACGGACAGGGATGGGAGGATGCTCATTGCAGGCAACGATGCGGTAGGACTTGGTGCTCTTGCTGCAGGCTTACAGTTCCTGGCAGCATATCCCATGACACCATCTACCGGGGTCATGACCTATGTGGCTGCAAATGCTGATGATTTCAACGTTGTCGTCGAGCAGGCGGAAGATGAGATCGCTGCTCTGAATATGGTCCTCGGCGCTTCCTTTGCCGGTGCCAGGGCGATGACAACGACCTCGGGTGGCGGATTTTCCCTTATGGCCGAGGCCTTGGGACTTGCCGGAATAACAGAGACGCCTGCCGTAATATTCCTGTCCCAGCGGCCCGGGCCTGCTACGGGACTTCCTACTATGACCGAGCAGGGTGACCTTCAGTTCGTGCTGACCGCAGCACAGGGTGAGTTCCCTCGCTGTGTGCTGGCTCCGGGAACACCTGATGATTGCTTCTACCTGACAGCTGAAGCGTTCAATATTGCTGACAAATACCAGATCCCGGTCTTCGTCATGAGCGACCAGTATCTTGCAGATTCCCTTTTCACGTGTGAGAAGTTCGATCCGTCAAAGGTTACGATCAACAGGTATCTCCTATCAGACGAAGAACTGGACGAAAAAGGTGAGTATAAACGTTATGAGATCACCCCGACAGGTATATCACCGCGTGCTATTCCCGGCCAGGCAGGAGCGTTGGTGGCAGCTGACAGTGATGAACACAATGAATACGGTCACATTGACCAGACCATTGAGAACCGCATCCTGATGAACGAAAAGAGGATGAAGAAACTTGAGCTCCTGAGAGAGGAGATTAAACCACCACATCTGTACGGTCCCAAAGATGCTCAGATAACACTTGTTGGCTGGGGTTCCACCTATGGTCCTCTCATGGAGGTTGTGAACATCCTCATAAATGAAGGACATTCGGTGAACCACTTGCACTTCACCCATGTTTTCCCTCTGCCTGTAGAGTCCGTCAGTGACGTTCTTGGAAATTCAGAGAAGATCGTCTGCGTGGAGAACAACGCAACAGGACAGTTCGCAAGATTGCTGGAATGTGAGACCGGGGTAAAGATCTCCGAAAAGATCCTGAGGTCGGATGGTAAACCATACAGTCCGGAATCCATAATTCGTGAGCTGAGAGAAAAGGAGGTGATCTGATATGGTCAGTGTGGAAGATTACGGTGAATTTGAGACGGAATGGTGTCCCGGTTGCGGGAATTTCATGATACTAAAGGCTGTGAAGCGTGCTCTTGCAGAACTTGGAAGATCTCCTGATGAGGTATTGATCACATCAGGTATCGGACAATCAAGCAAATTGCCACATTACCTGAAATGCAATCTCTTCAATGGGCTTCATGGAAGGTCCCTGCCTCCTGCGATAGGTGCTAAGGTTGCAAACCATGAACTGACGGTTCTTGCTGTTACGGGAGACGGTGATTGCTATGGTGAAGGTGGAAATCATTTCATACACAACGTCAGGAGAAATCCAAATATAACCCTGATCGTGCATGACAACCAGATATATGGCCTTACCAAAGGGCAGGCTTCGCCTACAAGTGAGCCTGGAATGAAAACTAAGGTGCAGACACATGGAGTATTCAACACTCCGCTGAACCCACTGTCCCTTGCTATCTCTCTTGACTGCTCATTTGTAAGCAGGGGTTTTGCAGGTGATGTCTCTCACCTTACAGAGCTTATCAAAAAAGCCATACAGCACAAGGGTTTCTCTCTTGTGGACGTGCTTCAGCCATGTGTTTCCTTTAACAAGCTCAACACTTTCAGCTGGTACTCGGAAAGGGTCTACAGGATGGAAGAAGAGGGTGATGGGTATGATCCGGGTGATCGGGTGCAGGCCTTTGAAAGATCACTGGAATGGGGAGAAAGGATACCTCTTGGTGTCTTTTACGTGAATGAGAAACCTACGTTCGAAGACCATCTTGATGTGTTGAGGTCAGGGCCTTTGGTTACCAATAAAGCTGATCCAAAGAAAGTGGATGAACTTCTTGAAAGGTTCATCTGATCTTTCTTTTTTATCACATCAGCATGGAAATTTTGTTGTAATTGAAAATGAACCAGCCACCAAATATCATCATGAGACTACCACATAGGTACAATACTTTCTTGTGGGTTCTTCTGGAGATGAACTCGTTACCTTTTGCTGCTGATGAGGATACTGTAACAAGGAAACCAAGATCAGCAATCCAGTGTCCGATCACAAATGCAACTATTGCAACAGCTCCTATAAGGTATTCCTGAAGTATTATGGCACTTCCTGCTGTAAGCCACCAGAGTACATAGGTTGGGTTTAGTGCAGAGGTCAGAATTCCTGCAAGGATCGGATTCTTTACTATCTTAGCTTTTCTGGCCGCTCCGGATATGTCCATGGTGGAGATGTCTTTTGCACTTTTAAAGATCACCAGGCCGAACAGTATCATTATAATGCCACCAACAATTGACATGTAGGCAATTGTATCATTTCCGATTAGGGAGGATATTCCTCCGATTATCAGGAGTATCAGGGCTATCTCTACCAGTGAGTGCCCAATGAAGACAAATGGACCGCTACGCCAGCCTTTTTCAAGCGACAATCCAATTGTGGCGAACATCATGGGTCCGGGGATCAGTGCAGCAGAAACGCCGATGGTAAATCCCAGGATCATTGCTTTGATAAGTTCTATCATAATTATCAGGGGTTCAGTTATATAACCCAATTATAAAATTATGTGTATAAATATTTGATGGCGCTGCAACTTGAAATGTTTTGCAATCCTCGATATATTTAGTGGAAGTCAATAGATATATTCCTGATAAAAAGTCGGTATAACCCTATTCCTGTTGCAATGCACCACAGTAAAGGCCAGAATCCGTTTTGATCGATATCTATCAAAGTAAATGTAATTACAGTCAGCAGGAATAGTACCATTGTAAGTTTTACTCTTATTGTTTCAAGAGGTTCACCGGTCCGGTCACTTTTGCTTTTGATCTTTTCCGAGCTGAGTAAAGGAAGCAGGAACAAAAATATCATGGAAATGAGGGCTACAATTCTTGTTATTGAGAACTCTGCAATTGCATTCTCATTTCCTTTTTGGATCATGAATAAAGTGA encodes the following:
- a CDS encoding Dam family site-specific DNA-(adenine-N6)-methyltransferase, coding for MSKTKPFLRWAGGKTKSVKILEKCIPSNFSPNNIYHEPFLGAGSLFFRLGFKNSILSDSNKDLIDCYKSIKERPDLISRYLHEHLKNNSESYYYAMRDKYNNSKPSFAKSALFIYLNKACFNGIYRVNKKGEFNVPYGFKEPPALPSKEEIEEIHRKLSNVKILHQDYKQIVNNTKRGDFVYFDPPYPSINGNSSFTHYTVNRFGQTDHEELAIVARELTKKGCYVLISNAYTPYIYSLYNNNNNNNNNNNFNFYELEVTRCIRADGQRHKVKEVAITNYDCNNLTNFHLKI
- a CDS encoding bifunctional aconitate hydratase 2/2-methylisocitrate dehydratase, coding for MIEAYLKHEEERNAQGIPALPLNPEQTSELCELLQNPPAGKEEFLLNLFTERISPGVDPAAKVKADFLGKILSGDASSPFIDKKEAIRILGTMIGGYNVEYLIEALKDGEVADDAACALSGITLVYEAFDEIVELAKTNEAAKKVLESWAKAEWFTSRPGIPETITVKVFKVDGEINTDDFSPASAAWSRPDIPLHALEMGNTRFPGGIEEMAEWREEGHEVAFVADVVGTGSSRKSACNSVLWHIGQDIPYVPNKRRGCVIIGTAIAPIFFNTAEDSGALPLQMDISKINKDDIITINTVKGEVTDESGNILSTFDLKPNTIADEYRAGGRIPLIIGRSLTTKAREALGLPETDIFTKPDNPVPAQGQGYSLAQKIVGRACGVDGILPGTACEPIMTTVGSQDTTGPMTADELTELACLKFQAPMFMQSFCHTAAYPKPADVKMHKSLPNFVSDRAGVALKPGDGVIHSWLNRLLVPDTVGTGGDSHTRFPIGISFPAGSGLVAFAGALGFMPLDMPESVLVRFSGKLNPGITLRDVVNAIPYYAIKQGLMTVPKKNKINIFNGRILEIEGLPDLTAEQAFELTDSAAERSAAAGCIQLSEESVSTFLRSNLALMKKMIRDGYSDADTLQKRIEAVEEWLESPSLLKADPNAEYAAVIEIDLADIKEPILACPNDPDDVKLLSEVAGTEIQDVFIGSCMTNIGHFRAAAAIWSDQKFNPDVRTWICPPTKMDQAQLKEESVFSVYSQVGARIEIAGCSLCMGNQARVPDGSTVFSTSTRNFDNRVGDGAQVYLGSAELGAVVTNLGRMPTVEEYMEAYKEKIEPKQDEIYRYLQFDEMEEYQ
- a CDS encoding VOC family protein, which codes for MPAIAHFDLPADDLERARKFYTELFDWKIEKVEGPFEYYFIETTDLEGNPGVAGGMGLRGSPEQRITNFVEVTSVDEYCDRVKELGGMVLQTKMPVPGYGYLAVCMDTEENTFGLWEIDENAE
- a CDS encoding 2-oxoacid:acceptor oxidoreductase subunit alpha — encoded protein: MSTDLVIRVGGTAGQGLQTIGVALAKTFKKSGFNVFATQFYLSRVRGGHNTFQVRVSDEPIRAMTERVDILIALDEESIEEQVEEMTDGVIIFDSDVIKIDNNTDTNNGLFFHVPMLKIAKDVCGNKIYSNSVASGAALGLMCFEFDYLAKVLTEAFRKKGDEIVDNNVKAARAGYDYARENYSSGCKFSVGEPTDRDGRMLIAGNDAVGLGALAAGLQFLAAYPMTPSTGVMTYVAANADDFNVVVEQAEDEIAALNMVLGASFAGARAMTTTSGGGFSLMAEALGLAGITETPAVIFLSQRPGPATGLPTMTEQGDLQFVLTAAQGEFPRCVLAPGTPDDCFYLTAEAFNIADKYQIPVFVMSDQYLADSLFTCEKFDPSKVTINRYLLSDEELDEKGEYKRYEITPTGISPRAIPGQAGALVAADSDEHNEYGHIDQTIENRILMNEKRMKKLELLREEIKPPHLYGPKDAQITLVGWGSTYGPLMEVVNILINEGHSVNHLHFTHVFPLPVESVSDVLGNSEKIVCVENNATGQFARLLECETGVKISEKILRSDGKPYSPESIIRELREKEVI
- a CDS encoding 2-oxoacid:ferredoxin oxidoreductase subunit beta → MVSVEDYGEFETEWCPGCGNFMILKAVKRALAELGRSPDEVLITSGIGQSSKLPHYLKCNLFNGLHGRSLPPAIGAKVANHELTVLAVTGDGDCYGEGGNHFIHNVRRNPNITLIVHDNQIYGLTKGQASPTSEPGMKTKVQTHGVFNTPLNPLSLAISLDCSFVSRGFAGDVSHLTELIKKAIQHKGFSLVDVLQPCVSFNKLNTFSWYSERVYRMEEEGDGYDPGDRVQAFERSLEWGERIPLGVFYVNEKPTFEDHLDVLRSGPLVTNKADPKKVDELLERFI
- a CDS encoding LysE family translocator, which produces MIELIKAMILGFTIGVSAALIPGPMMFATIGLSLEKGWRSGPFVFIGHSLVEIALILLIIGGISSLIGNDTIAYMSIVGGIIMILFGLVIFKSAKDISTMDISGAARKAKIVKNPILAGILTSALNPTYVLWWLTAGSAIILQEYLIGAVAIVAFVIGHWIADLGFLVTVSSSAAKGNEFISRRTHKKVLYLCGSLMMIFGGWFIFNYNKISMLM